In the genome of Sulfurimonas sp., the window GGGCATTAGGAGACTAAGAGGAGGCTTAATATGGGTTCTAAAAGAAAAATGGTTGAAGATGCACTTGAGGGTGCAAAAGATAAATCTGAATTTGTTCATCCTGATAGACGTAAAAAAGAGGTTGAACAACTTTTAGAAGATGAAAAACGCAATAGCGGTAAAAAGAAAAAACGTGTACCGGTATGGATAAAAGAAGAGGTCTTAGATTATGAAGATGAGCTTCGTATGCTTCAGATCGAACTTCTTAAGATGCAAAACCATGTTAAAAAACACGGTCTTAAAGTTCTTATGATCTTTGAAGGTCGTGACGCTGCCGGAAAAGGTGGTACTATAAAAAGGGTAATAGAACACCTAAATCCACGTGGTGCAAGAGTTGTTGCACTAGATAAACCAAGTGATAAAGAAAAAACTCAATGGTATTTTCAACGCTATGTACAGCATCTTCCATCAGCAGGAGAAATAGTATTGTTTGACAGAAGTTGGTATAACCGTGCCGGAGTTGAGAGAGTTATGGACTTTTGTTCTCAAGAGGAGCATTCAGAGTTTTTACATGAGGTACCTGAGTTAGAGAAAATGCTTGATAACTCTGGAATTCAAATTTTCAAATTTTACTTCTCTATAAGTAAAGAGGAACAAGGTAAACGTTTTGACAAACGTAAAACTGATCCACTAAAACAATTTAAACTCTCAGATGTAGATCAAAAAGCACAAGATCTATGGGATGACTACTCGATGACAAAATATTCTATGCTGCTTGCTTCACATACCGATCATGCACCATGGACTGTTATAAAGTCAGATGACAAGAAAACAGCACGTATAAATACCATAAAGCATATACTCTCTAATATGGATTATGAGAAAAAAACCAAATCTAAAAAACTAAAAGTTGATTCCAAAATAGTTATTCCTGCAAATATAGAGATACAAACTATGCAAAACAGTATGTCACTTACAAGAGATAGCAAATAGATGTCTCTTTGTGGCATAGATGAAGCAGGTCGTGGTCCGATTGCAGGTGATCTGGTAATGGCAGGATGTATATTAACGGGCAGTGTAGATGGTTTGAATGATTCTAAAAAGCTTACTGAAAAAAAAAGAGAAGAGTTATTTGAGATAATAATACAAAATTCTACATACCATGTTGTAAAGTTTTCAGCTAAAGAGATCGATGAAAATGGTATTTCTAAGTGTCTTAGTTTAGGACTAAAAGAGATTCTTGATTCACTCGATGCAAAAAACTATCTATTTGATGGGAACTCAACTTTTGGCGTAAACAATCTTGAGACAATGGTAAAAGCAGATGGAAAAGTAGAAGAGGTAAGTGCAGCTTCTATAATTGCAAAAGTTACTCATGATCGAGATATATTAGAACTTGCTAAACAATATCCACAGTGGGAATTTGAATCACATAAAGGTTACGGGACTAAAAAGCATATAGAACTTATAAAAAAATACGGATACAGTCCTATCCACAGAAGAAGCTATAAAATAAAAGAGCTGCGAGAGCCTAGTCTATTTGGATAGTTTTAAAAGCTATCCAAAAGTATCACGTTTACAAAAGTACCCTCTTCCAGATCTCCGTCCTCTTCTCCGGTTATCATCAAAGCACTCTCGTTTAAAAGGTTAATAAGTATCGCAGAGCTTCCAACTTTTTTATCTTTAAAGTTTAC includes:
- the ppk2 gene encoding polyphosphate kinase 2, encoding MGSKRKMVEDALEGAKDKSEFVHPDRRKKEVEQLLEDEKRNSGKKKKRVPVWIKEEVLDYEDELRMLQIELLKMQNHVKKHGLKVLMIFEGRDAAGKGGTIKRVIEHLNPRGARVVALDKPSDKEKTQWYFQRYVQHLPSAGEIVLFDRSWYNRAGVERVMDFCSQEEHSEFLHEVPELEKMLDNSGIQIFKFYFSISKEEQGKRFDKRKTDPLKQFKLSDVDQKAQDLWDDYSMTKYSMLLASHTDHAPWTVIKSDDKKTARINTIKHILSNMDYEKKTKSKKLKVDSKIVIPANIEIQTMQNSMSLTRDSK
- a CDS encoding ribonuclease HII yields the protein MSLCGIDEAGRGPIAGDLVMAGCILTGSVDGLNDSKKLTEKKREELFEIIIQNSTYHVVKFSAKEIDENGISKCLSLGLKEILDSLDAKNYLFDGNSTFGVNNLETMVKADGKVEEVSAASIIAKVTHDRDILELAKQYPQWEFESHKGYGTKKHIELIKKYGYSPIHRRSYKIKELREPSLFG